TGCCATCGCGTACACATCGCCATCAAAATATTCGTGTTTAACGAGACTAGTGGCTTCTTTTTCTAGATATTCATCCGGAGAAATGAAAGGATAGCTTTGGTTAGCAACCATAGTTTGGGGGCGCTAGGAAAATAGGAATGCAGTTTGATTCGCCCCTTAATTGTATTGCATGAGCCAGCCGCTGATATTGCTCCATCATCGTGTTATAGATGTAAAGGCTTGCTTAACAGTTCACTGAATATTCTTAACGGTATCTCCTGTGGCTTCTCAGTCTTCACTTCACTTCAACCAAAGATTCACTCCATCATTGGGTAACCTTTTGTCTGATAGCCTCACCGTGTTTTGGGGCGATTGGCTTGATCTGCGAGTTCGCATTCTCCAAGTTGTTGCTTCCGGCTTAATTTCGCCGCTAATCTACATTTTGGCGTTTGGGTTAGGTCTGGGCAGCGCGCTCACTGTGAAGCCGCCTGTGGGTGATACCTACCTTCAGTTCATTTTGCCAGGGATGGTAGCGTTATCTTCTATGACCATTAGCTTTGGCGGTACGACGTTTTCAATCTGCGGCGAGCGGCTTTACTCTAAAACTTTTGAAGAAATTTTGCTTTTGCCTGTGAGTCCTTTAGCGCTGTTCCTTGGCAAAATGCTAGCGGGTATTGTCCGAGGGCTATTAACGTCTTCTTCGGTGCTGCTATTGGCAATATTGTTTACAGGACAATGGAATTTTCTGAACCCACTGTTTTTACTAATTCTTGTTCTCAACTGTGCAGTTTTCTCAGGATTGGGTGTCATTGTAGGACTGAATGTTAAGTCATTGGAAGGTGTAGGGATTTTGAACAATTTTTTAATTGTGCCAATGTCTTTTCTAGGCGCAACCTTTTTTGACCCTGGCACTTTACCGATCGCCCTAAAATTTATCGTCTATCTGTTGCCATTGACCTATACTAGCTTGGGTCTAAGAGCAGCGGCTTACCTACCATTTAACCAGTTTCCCTGGTATGTTTTGCCAATTTTGCTGGTCGTGGCAATGGTTCTTTGCTTCATTGGAGCCCGTCAGTTTTCTAGTCAAAAAGACTAGCCAGAATAGGCACGAGAGCGTTACTCTTGCTTGTCTATCCTTCACTATTTACCTCTTATTCCTGTATATCTATGGCTTCTGATGATTTGCGTGCCACTCGCCTTGAAAAAGTTTCTCAGCTTAAAGCGCTAGGACTCAATCCTTACGCTTATCGGTGGGATGTCACCCATCAGGCACAGGCGTTGCAAGAGCAATATTGTGAACTAGCGGATGGGGAAGAGGTTGATGTGGAAGTGGCGATCGCCGGACGCATCCTGACGCGCCGAGTATTTGGCAAACTCGCTTTTTTCACGCTGCAAGATGAGACAGGCACCATTCAGCTTTACCTCGACAAAGCCCAAATTGAAGCAGCAATGCCAGACTTACCAGATGCCTTTAGCCACCTAAAGCAACTCACCGATGCAGGTGACATTTTGGGCGTTAAGGGCAATATTAAACGCACCGAGAAGGGTGAGCTATCAGTCAAGGTGAGCCAATACAGCATCCTCACCAAATCACTGTTGCCATTGCCCGACAAGTGGCACGGTTTAACAGACGTAGAAAAACGCTATCGTCAGCGCTACGTAGACCTGATCGTGAATCCAGAGGTGCAGCAAACCTTCCGGCGACGGGCACTCATTACCGCTTCGATCCGTAGGATGCTGAACCTTAAAAACTTTATTGAAATTGAAACACCCGTCTTGCAGTCTGAGGCAGGCGGTGCAGATGCTCGTCCCTTCGTTACCTATCACAACACGCTGGAGATGGACTTGTATCTAAGAATTGCGACCGAACTACACCTGAAGCGGCTGGTAGTCGGCGGATTTGAGCGCGTGTTTGAAATGGGGCGAATTTTCCGCAATGAAGGCGTTTCGACGCGGCATAACCCTGAGTTTACTTCTATCGAAATTTATCAGGCATATGGCGACTACGAAGACATGATGACGCTGACAGAGGAAATGATTACAACTCCGGCACAAGAAGTTTTGAAGACTTTGCAGATTACTTATCAGGGTGAGGCGATCGATCTCACTCCGCCGTGGCGCAAAGTAACCATGCATGATCTGGTTAAAGAGCACACAGGGTTGGACTTTGAAGCATTTACAACCCTAGAGGAAGCAAAAGCCGCAGCAAAAGCCGCAGGAATTCATGGCACTGAAGACTGTGAGGCGATCGGCAAGCTGTTAAACGAAGCCTTTGAGCAAAGGGTAGAAGCCACCCTCATTCAGCCAACGTTCGTCACCGATTACCCAGTGGAAATTTCGCCCCTCGCTAAGCCTCACCGCAGCAAGCCTGGACTAGTGGAACGGTTTGAGCTATTTATCGTAGGGCGAGAAACTGCCAATGGTTTCTCAGAGTTAACTGACCCGATTGATCAGCGGGAGCGACTAGAGGCACAGGCAGCGCGGAAAGCTGAGGGTGACTTAGAGGCACAAGGTGTAGATGAGGACTTTTTGACAGCGCTGGAGTATGGAATGCCGCCTACAGTGGGCATGGGCATGGGCATCGATCGCCTGGTGATGCTGCTATGCGATTGTGCCAGCATTCGAGATGCGATCGCCTTTCCGCTCCTCAAGCCCGAAGTCGGGGAGGCTTAATTCGAGACTTCCGCCATCTCAATCACTCGCCCATCCAAATCCTTGACCAAAAAGTTCAAAGGCTTTTCCCGCCGAATCTTATACTTCACACGGTAAGACTGGGTCCGCATGAGCAACAGTTCCAAGCAATCGTGATCAAAGCAAACGTGGCGCTGCCGATCTTTCTGCCCCAGACTTGCCCCCGAAATAACGTGCAACTGAGTGTTTTTCTTAAGCTGATACCAAAGCCCCTCTGGATTGGTGAAGCTCGTGGTGGCAGGTCGCCCGATCGCCGCTGAAGCATACATCGGGTCAATCCCAACGGTTCCTAAGGTTTGTTCGTAGTTGTAGTAGTAGTGCAGTGGCACATCTGCCACCGTTAAGTCCAGCAGCCCTTCATAAAATCTTTTTGCCAACTCTAGGTCAGATACCATAATGGTATGGACTTTGGGAGCGCTTGTTAAAAACATCCACATTGCCCCAGCATAGGCAACCAACAGCGCCACCATGATGCCTTGAGTAGAAAGCAAGCTGTCGAGGGGAAGGAACGTTGCTAAAGTCTGAAACATAGATGAGGTAAGAGTACTAGCAATGACCATGAATGGAAATAAAGCGGCTTTGAATAAGTTTGCAACTACAGATTCAAATCACAATGAACCTAGGTAGAGGCTCTTTATAGCCCCTAGTCTACCAAGGACTTCCCAATTTCGTCTAAATCTCAACGTCTGCTTTAGTTCAGAACATTAGATAATAGAGTGAATCAAACCTGGTATTGTCTTCGGACTTGCGCCGTCTTAATCAGGAATTTTTGAACTGGAATCAAGAGGGATATCGATGGCAGGGCAATTATTATTAGTAGACGACGAACCCGGCTTACGGCAGGCAGTCCAAGCCTATCTGGAAGAAGATGGCTTTACAGTACATGTTGCCAGTAACGCGCGGGAGGGATGGGATATGTTGCAGCGCATTTCCCCCGACCTAGTCATTTCTGACATTATGATGCCGCAGGTCGATGGCTACCAATTTCTCAAGCAGCTTCGAGAAGATCCTCGGTTTGAGGCATTGCCTGTCATCTTCCTCACGGCGCGAGGCATGACGTCCGATCGCATTTCGGGTTACAACGCAGGGTGCGATGCCTATATCTCTAAGCCTTTTGACCCGGATGAATTAGTGGCGATCGTCACTAGCATTCTAGAGCGTCGAGCGGCTGCAAGTAAGGTCGCGGCGGGCGATGGCGAAGAAATCGACATTGCCGACTTAGCCAAACAAATGGCAGAGATTAAAGCCATGCTGACTCAACGCAGCGGCATTGTCCAAACGCCTTCTCCCATTAAAATAGACTTTACGCCGCGTGAACAAAGCGTTCTAGAACTGGTGGCGCAAGGGCTAATGAACAAAGAAATTGCTCGACGGCTAGAAACGAGCGTCCGCAATGTGGAGAAGTACGTAAGTCGCTTGTTTAGCAAGACGGGAACGAATAGCCGTACAGAGCTAGTGCGCTATGCATTAGAGCATGGCTTGGCGAACTAGGCTTTCCATATCATTTTCATTTACTGTTTAATCTGCCAGATTCTGATGGTTTTGCTGCCGCTGCCTGTGGCGATCGCTCCCTCTAGGCTAACCACAAAATAGTTAATCTCTTCCTCGTAGCCTGTTAGCGTTTGCTTTACTTGCCCTGTTTCCAAATCCCAAATTTTGAGAGTTTGATCCCCACCGCCACTAATTAAGGTTTTACCATCGGGTTTGAGAACGATCGCATTAATAACACCGTTCTGTTTGGTTAAGGTACGCGGTGCGGCAGCGTTGTCTAAATCCCAGATTTTAATAGTTTTGTCGGCGCTGCTGCTAATCAAGGTACTGCCATCAGGGCTAACCGCCAACGCATTGACAAAGCTAGTATGACCTTTGAAGGTGCGAACATTCTTGCCAGTGTCAACTTCCCATTGTTGGATAATGTTGTCCACACCACCACTAAAGAGCGATCGCCCATTGGGGCTAAAGACCACTCCATTCACAAAGTCTTTGTGCCCCATCAATGTCCGTATGGCAGTACCCGTTGTTAAATCCCAAAGTCTGACTGTTTTATCTGCACTTCCACTTGCCAGAATTTTACCGTCGGGGCTAATATCTAGGGCGTTGATATAGCCTTGATGCCCTTGCAGGGTCTTAAGTTCTTTTCTAGAGGCTAAATCCCAAAGTTTGATAGTAGTTTCGGAACTGCCACTCACCAAAGTTTTTCCATCAGGCGTGATGGCGATCGCATTAATATAGCCTGTGTGTCCCATTAGAGTCTGAAGAGGTTTTCCAGTCTCAAAATTCCACAGTCGAATACTACTATCGGCGCTACCACTCACTAAAGTTTTTCCATCGGGGCTAAGGGCAAGGCAATTGACGAAACTTGTGTGCCCTTTCAACTCCCTGAAACCAGAAATTTTTTCGGTACGATGATTTGAAAAAAATTGAGCATAGTAGGTTTGCTTCAGTCCGTAGCCACCAATCATCAGGATGGTCAGAGCAATCGCGCCTCCTAGCCACCAGGGTTTTCCTGCTTTTTGAATTACTTCACCTTGACGCACTGTCTCTTTATTGATCCGTCTGACAATAGTAGAAGGCGTGAGTTGTGTCGGATGGAGTTGCTCAGCCACACCGATCGCCAGTTTTGGTAGCGTATCGAGAATTTCTTGAGTATCTTGGGGGCGATCGCAGACTCGGTTAGCAACCAATCGATCAATAAAATCTGCAAACGCAGGCGATAAATTAGGCGCATATTTTCGCCAAGTTAGCTCATTGTTAAAATAATCGTACATCCCTATATCAGTTGGCTGGCTACCTGTGAGCAGATAGATTAAAGTGCAGCCCAAAGCATAAAAATCAGACTGAGGAACAGCCTGTCCTTTTTCTTGCTCTGGCGGTGTATAGCCTGCCGAACTAATGCGAGTAATACCGCCCGTTTTACCCACCTGCTCTAGATAAGTGAACGTCATTTCGCGGGCAGTGCCAAAATCAACCAGAACGATTTGTCCAGTCGATCGCAGCATAATATTCTCAGGCTTAATATCTCGATGGAAATAATTTTTTTGGTGTACTAAGTGGAGTACCTCTACCAATTGCTTCAACCAGTTCAAAGCCTGTTTCTCGCCAATGGGATTATGCCCTTGTTGTCGCATCCACTCGCGTAAGTTCAACCCATCAATTTTTTCCATCATTAAGCAATGCAGTGGATCATGGCTGCCATGAGGAAAGTATTGAAAATATCCATCCGACTCTATCGCCGGAACGCTAGGATGAGCTAACTGACTTAGAACTAATGCCTCTTGGCGAAACAAATCTACTGCTTTTGAGTTGTTTCCGTATTCTGGCTTTAAAACTTTGAGCAACTTAGGCACGCCGCGCTCAAATGCCTCGTAAACAATGCCAAAGCCACTCTTATTATTAATAAGGCGCATAACACGGTAGCGCCCTTGCAAGAGTAACTCTGAACGGCAGCTTTGGCAAAATAGCTGAACCTCGTTCTCTGGGTGCTCAGGCTGAGGACATTGGGGGTTAATACAAAGGCTCATGGGAAACTGGCTTGTAGATGCATCTAGATAAGGGCAAAGCTTACGATATCAATATACCCAGAGGGATAAATTCTACGACTTGTTCACGGGTAGCTTGTTTATCAGTCAGATTTATTGGTCAGATCAGGGAGCAACAGGCATGACAGAATTTCAGCAATCCTTAGCAGATCTCTCGAAGGCAGAGGTCTGGAATTTGCCCCTTGGCTCACAGCGTGATTGGGTTTGGAGAGGTTGGCAAGTTCGCTATACCCATCTTCGGGGCGGCAAAGACCACGCGCCGATGCTCTTGCTTCACGGGTTTGGTTCGGCTCTGACCCAATGGCAAGAAAACTTTGTGCCTCTTAGCCAATTGCGCACTGTCTATGCCTTGGATCTCCTAGGATTTGGGGGTTCGGAAAAGGCGACTGCACCTTATAAAATTAGCTTTTGGGTCGAGCAGGTTTACGAGTTTTGGCGCACTTTTATTCATCAGCCTATTGTGCTGGTAGGGCATTCTCTGGGGGCATTGGTGGCATTGGCAGCGGCGATCGCTCATCCTGAAATGGTGCAAAATTTGGTGTTGGTTACCTTGCCTGCTGCCCGACAAGAGCTATTGCCCACCCTACCTCACTGGCTCCAATCGATCGCGGGCGAAGCCGAAAGTTTCTTTGCCTCTCCTTTGTTGATAGGAGTGTTGTTTCAATTGATCAGCCGACCCAAAGTGATTCGGGCAATTTTGCGAACGATCTATGTCAACAAAGACCGGGTGACAGAAGAATTGGTAGAAAGCTTCCTGGCACCAGGGCGCGATCGTGGGGCAGCCCAAACCCTGAGCCGCCTCACCAAAGCCAGAACCCAAAACGACTTTAGCCCCCTCACTAAAGAACTGTTGCCTCAAGTTCAAGTCCCCACGCTTGTCCTTTGGGGCACCGAAGATCGAGTCATTCCCCTAACTTGGGGGAGACAACTCCCGGCTCTTAACCCACTCCTCAAGCTAGTCGAAATTCCTAATGGGGGTCACTGTGCTTATGATGAGTGCGCTGAACGGGTAAATGAGGAGATTCTGGTGTGGTTACAAGATAGTGTTTAAGAAGGGGATCTTTTTAACGGATGTTCACCCAGAGCAAAAAGCGCGCGGCGTAGATTCATTAAGCCTTGTCGATTTAGGGAGTTGCAATTAAATAACGCCCCGAATCGCCCCCTAAATCCCCCATTTTGGGGCAGGGCTGATCTACTGATGAGAGAAAATACATACTGAAAGAGTCTTCTCGTTGGAGTTTACGCTCATGAACCTCATCCAGCATCTTCAGACCGTCCGAGACTATCGCACGCAACCCGAATATCCCCTCTGGGTCATTTTGGTCTTAGTGATCATGGGCACCATGAGTGGCTCTACAGGCTATCGCCCCCTGGCTGATTTCGTTGAGCGGCATCAAAGCGACCTTTTAGATCTCATGGGTCTGCCTCAAGAGAGACTCCCGAGTTTATCGACCTTGCGACGGATCATGGTGCGAGTCGATTTTGTCTCCTTCACCGAGGCGTTTAATCAGTGGGCACAAGAGCACTGTCCACCCGCCCCCACTGAGCAAGTTGCGGTGGATGGCAAAGGCATCAAAGCCAGCTTGCAAGATTATGACCAGTCTTATCAAGACTTTGTCAGTGTCGTTTCCGCCTTCAGTGTTCAGCAGGGCGTGGTGCTAGGCTTAGAGCCAATGCGCAATGGTGAGTGTAGTGAAATCAAGACCGCTCAAGTGTTGCTAGAGAAACTGCAACTCCAGGGTGTTTGCTTCAGTCTCGATGCCCTCCATACTCAAAAAAAACAACGCAGCAGATCATTGCCAGTGGCAATGATTACTTGATTACGGTGAAAGGCAACCAGCAGACTTTGTTTAACCAGTTGCAGACTCAGTTTGAACAACTGCCACCGCTCAGTGTTGACCATCAAAGTGAACGGACGCGGGATCGAGTGACGCACCGTCGGGTCAGCGTTTTAGACCAAATTCCCGCCCTCGACCCGCAATGGATGGGCATCCAACGGATTGTTCGAGTGGAGCGAACAGGCACTCGGGCGGGCAAACCCTATGATGAGACAATGTTTTACATCAGTTCTTTGAGGTTAGATGCGGCGGGTTTTGCCCAACAGATTCGAGGGCACTGGCAAATAGAGAATCGGCTGCACTGGGTCAAAGATGTAGTGCTGAAAGAGGATGAATCGCCTCTCTGTGATGGCAATGCCTCGGTCAATTTTGGAATTGTCCGCACTTTCGGAGTCAATCTTTTTCGGCTCAATGGGTTTGATTCCATCACGAAAGGACTGCGCTTCCTTGCCCATGATGTCGGGAAGCTATTTTCCTTCTTTCAATAGATCAGCCCTGCCATTTTGGGGGACTTTGAAAGGTTCGGAAGTCCCCCAAAATGGGGGATTTAGGGGGCTGAAAAGTCAAAGCATCCCACTGGGGTTTTATCTTCACGCAACTCCCTTAGGTGCAATACCTCGATTGTCGCTCGTCCAACTGAGGTCAACCCAATCACCATCATGGAGTCAGCAGTCCAAGTAAAATGCTCTTGCCAAAGCTGTTGGCGAGGGTTAAATAAAGGAACAGTTTGCTCTGTTATGGGATCAATGCCTAGGACTTTAGCATATTTGTGATTATTACAGCCCTGACAAGACAGTACCAAATTTTCTAAAGTTGTCTTACCTCCTTCATGGCGCGGGAGAATGTGTTCGACTGAGAAGGATTGGGTTGCAAAATCCATTTGACTGCAACAGTACTCACAACATCGTCTCGCTCTAGCGATAACGACTCGGCGTTGCTCAGCCGTTACCCGATCTTCAGGCACAAGCAGGCGGACAAATATTTAAATCTTGCATAATTTCAGAGAGCGATCGCCTCCGTAACCGTCCTAGTTCTCCCAAGGATCTAATGCGATCGGCATCTAGGTGCTCTATCTCGTCTGTAAGTTGGATCAATTCTGTGAGGTCTTTATCTGACAGTTCTTCATCTGATAAGGTCAGCCTTTGTTTTTTAGCTACTAATTCGTTGAAACGACCTTGAACTTCATCAGAAATTCCTTGGTTAATTTTTACAAGTAGTTCAGATTCAGAGATCGACAAACTAGGAACCTCTCGCTGAGCACGAAGCTTTAAGACCTCGGTTACAAACGTCTCTAAGTCTTGGGAGGACATTTGTTCAACCGCTTTTAAGATCTCATCTGCTGAAACTTGAGCTTCAACTCGAATAACAGTCATAGGTTAAAAGTTGACGATGTAATCTGAATGCTTTCACGATATCGCAATCAATTCTCGAAAGTGTGAAATCAGTCTTTAAAACTCAAAACCGCAGAAAGCTCAATCCTTTCCATCACAAATTTCTGGGTAGCAAACCACGATCGCAGTCTCGCGCACACCCATCAAGCGATAGTATCGAGTACTAAGCGATTCTTAAGTCCGGGGCGCTTATCCATCCTGCGAGAGGTATTTTTTATTTATGACTGTCACCCAAGCTCCTGCTTTCTGCGAAGGAATTCAATATTTTAGTGAAACACTGCCAGGGTTCGATATCTATGGCAAAACTCCTGCCATTGCCGAAGGCAGTCAGGCGATCGCCAATTCCACTGATCCCAGCGCCGTTTATCAAACGCTGCTCTATGCCGATGCCTTACGGTATTTAACCCTACAAATCACAGCTAGCAAAGCATCGGGGCACCCTGGCGGTTTTGCCAGCCAAGCAGAGGCTTATGCAGCACTGGTAATGCTGGGGCACAAAAATATCTTGACCGAAGTAGGACACCATGCGCCGGGTTTTTACAGCGCCATGTTTTTAGACCGATCGCTAGAAGCAATGGAGATTAAGACGGTGCAGCAGGCGCGCGATCGCTTCCGTGAACAGCACGGGCTACTCGGTCACCTTTCCGGTTATATTCCCGGCATCCTTGCGCCCGCCGGGCCCCTAGGGCAAGGACAGCACTTTGCCATGGCAGCCGCACTCCTCCACCGCGATACCCTTTTCCCTTTTACACTGGGCGATGGTGGCATGGGTGAACCCTACCCCATGAGCAGCATGGCGCACTTTCACACGGCTTATCCTCAGGTTACAAATTTCTTGCCTGTCCTGGTTTGGAACGGCTTTTCCCAAGAGCATCACAGTATGGTGTCGCTGCAATCCAACGATCGCATGACGGCGTACTGGCAAGGCAACGGCTTTGAAGAAGTCATTCTGATTGATGCTAAAGAGTTTGATGACCAAAACCAATCCGGTGCATACATCGACAGCACCATCTTCTCGCTAGAACAGCGAATGGCGTTTGCACAAGCAGTGCTAACAGGTATGGATAAGGCAGCTAAATCTGCCCTGGGTGGCAAACTCACCGTTTTCATCATCAAACAACTAAAAGGCGCTGGGGTTCACGCTAGAGGAGCAAAATCACATAACCTTTATGCCCACCACACGATCGAAAACGCCGATATTATTGCCGGGTTGCAAAGCTGCGCTTTAACGGTTCCAGCGTGGGAGCTAGTCCGGACAAACTGTGAGCGATCGGGCGGTGGGTCTGCCAGTCAAGTGGCGGTGACAGAATCGGTGCTGCCATTGATAGATTTGGGAGAGTTATCGTTAGAAGAATATGCGATGGGAGAAGCGAAGGTTTCAACGACAGCGATCGGGCGGCTGGTAGGAGAAGTAGGAGGACGCGATCGCTCTTACTTAGTGACCAACGCCGATGGCAACGAAGCTTCTGGAATTGCCAACATCAATCAAGCGCTCAAAATTAATCACCCTACCGCCGATCCTCTCTATAATCAGGCTCCAGGCGGTCAGGTCTACGAGCCATTAAGCGAAGATGCCTGTGCTGGGCTGGCAGTTGGGCTAGCACTCATGGGTTCTCGATCGCTTTGGTGTTCCTACGAATCCTTTGCAGTCAACGGGCTACCCATTTGGCAAACCGTTACTCAAGCAATGGCAGAACTCCGCCGTCCCACGCCTTCTACTATGACATTGTTTACGGCAGGAGCATTGGAGCAAGGACGCAACGGCTGGACGCACCAACGTCCCGAAATCGAAGCATACTTTGCAGCAATGATGCGAAACGGCAACATATTCCCGGTCTTCCCACCCGATGCCAACAGTGCCCAAGTCTGTTACGAGTGGGGGCTAACGACTCGGAATAAAGGCATTGTCATCACGGCTAGTAAGTCACCCTTACCCATTCGGACGACGCTAGCGCAAACTCGTCAAGCGTTGCAGGATGGTGCAGTGGTGCTGAAGGAAACGCCAGGAGCCAAAACCGTTGTGTTTGCGGTAATTGGCGATATGACCCTACTACCCGTTTTTGAGGCAGCCACTCATCTCGAATCCCAAAACATTGGCGTGCGGATTGTTTCAGTCATTAGCCCCCGTCGCCTTTACCGTCCTGATGACGTGGCGTGGAGCACTTGCTCTGAGCCAGATGGCGGCTTTTTAAAGGATGATGAATTCGATGCGATGTTCGGTGGCGATGCTGTGATTGGGGTAACGGGTGGACCAAGCAATATGCTAGAGCCAATCATGCTTCGTAGCCCTGCCAAACGCGATACGCTGGCTTGGAAGCGTGGAGAAACCACGGCAAGCGCGGGCGAATTGATGGCGTTTAATGGTATTACGGCTGGAGCACTGGTGCAGCGAGCGATCGCTCTGACTCTTTAAACTTAATCTGCTGACTCATTCCTTAAAGGCGATCGTATCTGACATGGAGGCGATCGCTTTTTATATCAGCCAGAAGCAAATTAGCAACTAGTCCAAAGATGCCTAAAGAAGATTCTCTTGTGCACATTGAAGTTATCCACCCAATAATTTGAAAAGCCTTAAAGATTCTGTAAAATTTGAGACTTACGTTTAAGAGAAATTGGCTCGACCGCATAGACTGTCTATGTATTTACCGTTTAGTAGCTTCAGTACCCACGTAATAGCATTGGCTACATTTCAGACTT
The DNA window shown above is from Timaviella obliquedivisa GSE-PSE-MK23-08B and carries:
- a CDS encoding phosphoketolase, with amino-acid sequence MTVTQAPAFCEGIQYFSETLPGFDIYGKTPAIAEGSQAIANSTDPSAVYQTLLYADALRYLTLQITASKASGHPGGFASQAEAYAALVMLGHKNILTEVGHHAPGFYSAMFLDRSLEAMEIKTVQQARDRFREQHGLLGHLSGYIPGILAPAGPLGQGQHFAMAAALLHRDTLFPFTLGDGGMGEPYPMSSMAHFHTAYPQVTNFLPVLVWNGFSQEHHSMVSLQSNDRMTAYWQGNGFEEVILIDAKEFDDQNQSGAYIDSTIFSLEQRMAFAQAVLTGMDKAAKSALGGKLTVFIIKQLKGAGVHARGAKSHNLYAHHTIENADIIAGLQSCALTVPAWELVRTNCERSGGGSASQVAVTESVLPLIDLGELSLEEYAMGEAKVSTTAIGRLVGEVGGRDRSYLVTNADGNEASGIANINQALKINHPTADPLYNQAPGGQVYEPLSEDACAGLAVGLALMGSRSLWCSYESFAVNGLPIWQTVTQAMAELRRPTPSTMTLFTAGALEQGRNGWTHQRPEIEAYFAAMMRNGNIFPVFPPDANSAQVCYEWGLTTRNKGIVITASKSPLPIRTTLAQTRQALQDGAVVLKETPGAKTVVFAVIGDMTLLPVFEAATHLESQNIGVRIVSVISPRRLYRPDDVAWSTCSEPDGGFLKDDEFDAMFGGDAVIGVTGGPSNMLEPIMLRSPAKRDTLAWKRGETTASAGELMAFNGITAGALVQRAIALTL